A genome region from Salvia splendens isolate huo1 chromosome 19, SspV2, whole genome shotgun sequence includes the following:
- the LOC121780012 gene encoding uncharacterized protein LOC121780012: MESVLGFQEQERNDVVDSKSHGFKLVPWMSWDEWKFVRGSLFSSSLDSVAFALRRISTWRSRGCLPVAVDVTASIVEIQQKDPFFRNELDETASQSEELLAMLYCMAIVRLVNGVVEKTREKNKISIGEAADAIGIPRMLIDIRHEGSHRDLPSLQLVRLASTKALDWLISYYWEPQEKVIPVQNNKTANLRKEIKSSLREVSLCLKAKQMSKLSSAHVKGKGLKPTELLPARSKFLFLAAGKSSLANSAGSKKLLVKAMKNALRLYSSFSTELVYLLLEYLLNAMETSNLTEQSEDPQFVGSTQNNNTAFDDWKSVVLKLSRKEPELLIILSQAVLEKIETNETMNCKTDDHQSPVDSAKSRRSELLSYLFEWLVENLKTLKPAGSQESAETKASKMEKNLPRPTVLGLLQRCLLASMPSNKQLAASAVTLAQLAGGSSLIQKLKKLALLEQPAVLEANSTSPKDHTFLSQQEYSVLEAKEKLESIKRQQMQRRHEQPDLGMIGTKRRWNVSKSWTPCPIGMLPHTIGFSGKLPALDRVESHGEVVTVSGIKEVSIKESNGKREAEVSTEKMDWTPVKKVAVEAEVRMQNESGSTAQGITGHLMIDGVWKKVEEGELFDIAAAIRLII, translated from the exons ATGGAGTCAGTGTTAGGGTTTCAGGAGCAGGAGCGGAACGACGTCGTTGACAGCAAGTCGCACGGTTTCAAGCTGGTTCCGTGGATGAGCTGGGACGAATGGAAGTTCGTTCGAGGCTCGCTTTTCTCTTCGTCTCTTGATTCCGTCGCATTCGCTCTCCGAAGG ATATCGACGTGGCGGAGCAGAGGGTGCCTCCCTGTGGCGGTTGATGTTACTGCTTCCATCGTTGAAATTCAGCAGAAAGATCCATTTTTTAG AAATGAGTTGGATGAAACTGCTTCGCAATCAGAGGAACTGTTGGCCATGCTGTATTGTATGGCTATTGTGAG GCTTGTCAATGGTGTCGTTGAGAAGACCCGGGAAAAGAATAAAATCTCGATAGGGGAAGCGGCTGATGCCATTGGGATTCCCCGGATGCTTATTGATATTCGTCATG AGGGTTCTCACCGTGATCTCCCTTCTCTTCAACTGGTCCGTCTTGCATCGACAAAG GCACTTGATTGGTTGATATCTTACTATTGGGAACCTCAAGAAAAGGTAATTCCTGTGCAAAACAATAAAACCGCCAATCTCAGGAAAGAAATCAAGAGCAGCCTACGTGAAGTTTCTCTGTGTCTGAAGGCGAAACAAATGTCAAAACTTAGTTCTGCACACGTCAAGGGAAAAG GTCTTAAGCCAACGGAACTCTTGCCTGCGCGTAGTAAGTTTCTATTTCTTGCAGCTGGGAAGTCATCGCTTGCCAACTCTGCAG GTTCTAAAAAGCTGCTCGTAAAGGCAATGAAGAATGCCCTCCGCTTATATTCTTCATTTTCTACCGAACTAGTCTATCTTTTGTTGGAATACTTGCTAAACGCTATGGAGACGTCCAATTTAACCGAGCAATCGGAGGATCCACAATTCGTTGGTAGCACTCAAAATAACAATACAGCATTTGATGACTGGAAATCTGTTGTCTTGAAATTGTCAAGAAAAGAGCCGGAGCTGCTTATAATACTCAGCCAGGCAGTTCTTGAGAAGATAGAGACCAATGAGACCATGAACTGTAAAACAG ACGACCATCAATCTCCTGTGGACTCTGCAAAATCTCGTCGATCTGAACTGCTTTCGTATTTATTTGAATGGCTCGTCGAAAATCTGAAGACACTGAAACCTGCTGGTTCACAGGAATCTGCAGAAACCAAAGCCTCCAAAATGGAGAAAAATCTCCCAAGACCAACTGTTTTAGGATTATTGCAGAGATGCCTCTTGGCCTCCATGCCCAGTAACAAGCAGCTCGCAGCTTCAGCCGTCACCCTAGCACAACTGGCCGGAGGGAGCTCCTTAATCCAGAAACTCAAGAAGCTTGCTTTACTAGAGCAGCCGGCGGTTTTAGAAGCAAACTCCACCAGCCCTAAAGATCACACCTTTCTCTCCCAACAAGAGTACTCCGTACTTGAAGCCAAAGAGAAGCTCGAGTCAATCAAACGACAACAGATGCAGAGGAGACACGAACAACCGGATCTTGGTATGATCGGAACCAAGAGGAGATGGAATGTGTCCAAATCATGGACTCCGTGTCCCATTGGGATGCTGCCCCATACCATCGGATTTTCAGGTAAGCTTCCGGCCCTTGACCGCGTTGAGAGTCACGGGGAAGTCGTTACAGTGTCGGGAATCAAAGAAGTTAGCATCAAGGAGAGTAACGGTAAAAGAGAAGCCGAGGTTAGCACGGAGAAAATGGACTGGACGCCTGTAAAAAAGGTAGCGGTTGAAGCCGAGGTTAGGATGCAAAATGAGAGTGGTTCAACTGCACAAGGCATTACAGGGCATCTGATGATCGATGGAGTGTGGAAGAAAGTTGAAGAGGGGGAGCTGTTTGACATTGCAGCAGCTATAAGACTCATAATCTAA
- the LOC121780013 gene encoding protein GAMETE EXPRESSED 1-like isoform X2: MDLRPCCHRLVLLLIFMLLSQTRVSSSWFFSSNEEDAHSSKKEAVYSNVASEFSLEALHDNEKGIQLIENAKNKMLAPNSCWQTAYQGVFEGCARTLADEELRSRLAWSLSDCFQRHTGRPPFPHCDPKSKMRKCLQSLDRDNHQIYLEYFLETNSICHQLQTQAFKHQTERLVNELKSTAEYAEVKLGKIEEQGEILMQNAEQVHDSIALIDVRTQKVAETSKVLEDHVNSVLRYSEVVYEQSKGIMSSQMELSEGQALMKENLAQGMELLQNSYENLGDEIVKLRNEAAEIEIEIGKVGDAMSSRMSVLQSKADDIGNMAGTSLDKQKELLDGQSIALEGLDFLTKFQSQALEESRLTLQKLAEFGKKQQEELLEKQKQLHKSHDHLVENSKLILSAQETFESKQATMFVALDKLFELHNAMLFESRVIIAFLVYSFAIFIVYMLTSIKHAYSVRHRLYLGLCATFLIEISIFWTVTTDVERQRWLIRVVRSLFALSASVQYVYAIFTYRDYEVLNHEMLMTLMEKVNSIQRSKEMVAWDTDVESDMNWRSWVDTELMEDVQLLEDPDYVLPEEFDESNSSVTTSHTKSYNLRRRS; the protein is encoded by the exons ATGGATCTCCGGCCTTGTTGTCATCGCCTCGTCTTGCTCTTGATATTCATGTTGCTGTCACAAACTCGTGTATCATCGAGCTGGTTCTTTTCATCGAACGAAGAGGATGCTCATTCGAGCAAGAAGGAGGCGGTTTACAGCAATGTGGCTTCCGAATTCTCCTTGGAAGCACTCCATGACAACGAGAAGGGGATCCAGTTGATCGAGAATGCCAAGAACAAGATGCTCGCGCCAAATTCCTGCTGGCAGACGGCCTACCAGGGCGTGTTTGAAGGATGCGCTAGGACCCTTGCTGACGAGGAACTACGGTCTAGGCTGGCGTGGAGCCTCAGTGATTGCTTCCAGAGGCACACGGGCCGGCCCCCTTTCCCTCATTGTGATCCCAAGTCCAAAATGAGGAAGTGTTTGCAGAGTTTGGATAGAGATAATCACCAAATCTATCTTGAATACTTTCTCGAGACGAACTCCATCTGTCACCAATTGCA GACACAGGCGTTCAAGCATCAAACCGAGAGATTGGTGAACGAGCTCAAGAGCACTGCTGAGTACGCAGAGGTGAAGCTAGGAAAGATCGAAGAACAAGGGGAGATACTGATGCAGAACGCGGAGCAAGTCCATGATTCTATAGCCTTAATAGATGTCCGGACTCAGAAAGTTGCTGAGACATCAAAAGTGTTGGAGGATCATGTGAACTCCGTGTTGAGGTACTCTGAAGTAGTCTACGAGCAGTCTAAGGGGATAATGTCGTCTCAGATGGAATTGAGCGAGGGGCAAGCGCTAATGAAGGAGAATTTGGCACAGGGAATGGAGTTGCTTCAGAACTCGTACGAGAATCTTGGAGACGAAATTGTCAAGTTGAGAAACGAAGCAGCTGAGATAGAGATCGAGATTGGGAAGGTTGGGGATGCAATGTCGTCGAGGATGAGTGTTTTACAGAGTAAAGCAGACGATATAGGGAATATGGCTGGGACGTCGTTGGATAAACAGAAAGAGCTTTTGGATGGGCAGTCTATAGCTCTCGAGGGGCTCGATTTTCTCACCAAGTTTCAGTCACAGGCCCTTGAAGAGAGCAG GTTAACGCTGCAGAAGTTGGCTGAATTCGGGAAAAAGCAGCAGGAGGAACTGCTGGAGAAGCAGAAGCAACTCCATAAGTCTCATGATCATCTAGTGGAGAACTCGAAACTGATATTATCAGCTCAG GAAACATTTGAATCGAAGCAAGCAACCATGTTTGTTGCCTTAGATAAGCTCTTTGAACTGCACAATGCTATGCTGTTTGAGTCTCGTGTAATCATCGCGTTCTTGGTTTACTCGTTTGCAATTTTCATTGTCTACATGCTGACCAGCATAAAGCACGCCTACAGCGTGAGGCATAGGCTGTATCTAGGCCTGTGCGCGACGTTCTTGATTGAGATAAGTATATTTTGGACTGTGACAACGGATGTTGAGCGACAAAGATGGTTGATACGCGTTGTTAGGTCACTCTTCGCGCTCTCAGCATCCGTCCAGTACGTGTATGCCATATTTACCTACAG GGATTACGAGGTGTTGAACCACGAGATGCTAATGACGTTGATGGAGAAGGTAAACAGCATTCAGCGGAGCAAGGAGATGGTGGCGTGGGACACAGATGTCGAGAGCGACATGAATTGGCGTTCGTGGGTGGATACAGAGCTGATGGAAGATGTGCAGCTGCTGGAGGATCCCGACTACGTGCTGCCTGAGGAATTTGACGAGTCAAATTCCTCAGTCACCACTTCGCATACGAAGAGTTACAACCTTCGTAGGCGAAGTTAG
- the LOC121779178 gene encoding NDR1/HIN1-like protein 12 has translation MPKRLGPNQTTHPLIWCVSIVCAILTVLVIIGGIVVFIGYATLRPKVPQVSVERAQMDTIYFDQSNLMMLQATIVIKADNDNTRAHASFYDMAYTLSFRNQKIAILKADPFDVKPNHSLELNFVAQSHSIPLNQEEADAVNLSLEQRVVDLDLRGMSRTRWKVWLVGSVKYALHLDCKLLLPVNQTTIHHPPACTSRTS, from the coding sequence ATGCCAAAACGGTTAGGTCCCAACCAAACCACCCACCCCTTAATCTGGTGCGTCTCCATCGTCTGCGCCATACTAACCGTGCTCGTCATCATCGGGGGCATCGTGGTCTTCATCGGGTACGCCACCCTCCGCCCCAAGGTGCCCCAAGTCAGCGTCGAACGCGCCCAAATGGACACCATCTACTTCGACCAATCCAACCTCATGATGCTCCAGGCCACCATCGTCATCAAGGCCGACAACGACAACACCCGGGCCCACGCCAGCTTCTACGACATGGCCTACACCCTCAGCTTCCGCAACCAGAAGATCGCCATTCTAAAGGCCGACCCCTTCGACGTCAAACCCAACCACTCCCTCGAGCTCAACTTCGTCGCACAGTCCCACTCCATACCGCTCAACCAAGAAGAGGCCGACGCGGTTAACTTGTCGTTGGAGCAGAGAGTGGTCGATCTCGACCTCAGAGGGATGTCGAGGACGAGGTGGAAGGTCTGGCTCGTTGGCTCGGTTAAGTACGCGTTGCATTTGGATTGCAAACTCCTTTTGCCGGTCAATCAAACCACCATACATCATCCACCCGCTTGTACTTCAAGAACTAGTTGA
- the LOC121778324 gene encoding uncharacterized protein LOC121778324: protein MNPAKTLARIPTPPSLTPTNIKWNDVAFPFCHKLPVFVQTRSARLIPNSVRTVASDFTSAGVSQNPERESSENSDGLEENIEKVIYGCRFFAILAVWGSLIGSFLCFIKGCVYVVSSFQDYLLDRGRVISSLVEATDVYLLGTVMLVFGMGLYELFISNLDKAKSTPDGSSTYRSNLFGLFTLKERPRWLEIKTVNELKTKLGHVIVMLLLIGFFDKSKRAVIQSPLDLLCFSASVLLCSGCLFLLSKLNH from the exons ATGAATCCCGCCAAAACCTTAGCTAGAATCCCCACGCCGCCAAGTCTAACCCCGACCAATATCAAATGGAACGACGTCGCTTTTCCGTTTTGCCACAAACTCCCTGTTTTTGTGCAGACGAGATCGGCGCGCCTAATTCCTAACTCAGTTCGCACCGTTGCGTCGGATTTTACTTCCGCTGGAGTTTCTCAGAATCCAGAGCGAGAGAGTTCAGAGAATTCTGATGGATTAGAAGAGAATATAGAGAAG GTTATTTATGGATGCCGATTCTTCGCAATCCTCGCGGTTTGGGGATCGCTTATCGGATCGTTTCTTTGTTTTATCAAG GGTTGTGTTTATGTTGTATCGTCATTTCAAGACTATCTATTGGACCGAGGGAGAGTGATCTCATCCCTCGTTGAGGCTACTG ATGTCTACCTTCTCGGAACTGTGATGTTGGTGTTCGGAATGGGGCTGTACGAGCTCTTCATCAGCAATCTCGATAAAGCAAAATCCACCCCAGACGGAAGCTCTACCTACAGATCGAACTTGTTTGGCTTGTTCACTCTCAAG GAGCGGCCGCGGTGGCTGGAGATAAAGACTGTGAACGAGCTGAAAACGAAACTGGGGCATGTCATAGTGATGCTACTGCTGATTGGCTTCTTCGACAAGAGTAAGAGAGCGGTGATACAATCGCCTCTCGATCTTCTTTGCTTCTCGGCTTCAGTACTCCTCTGTTCCGGTTGCCTCTTCTTGCTGTCAAAGCTAAACCACTGA
- the LOC121779816 gene encoding protein MODIFYING WALL LIGNIN-1-like, with product MFMQVLNRYTFSSIALVSFTLCLAAELKKTKKDDLVFNGKLCYLPRSSSFELGITGLICLSITQVTGSLFIYREFSPGEKFTVTRSLLVLSWIGFGVAVVLLSAASSMNQSQAFGEGWLDGECYLVKDGVYIGSAILTLLALGSTLGSGIIAVRKNKAEETQGSLVHAKIDK from the exons ATGTTTATGCAGGTTCTAAACCGATACACCTTCTCCTCCATCGCCCTCGTCTCCTTCACCTTGTGCCTCGCTGCAGAACTCAAGAAAACTAAG AAAGATGATCTCGTATTCAATGGAAAGCTGTGTTACTTGCCTAGAAGTTCGTCTTTCGAGCTTGGAATCACAGGCTTAATCTGTCTTAGTATCACCCAAGTCACCGGAAGTTTATTCATTTACAGAGAATTCAGCCCGGGGGAAAAATTTACAGTCACACGCAGTTTGCTAGTTTTATCCTG GATTGGCTTTGGAGTTGCAGTGGTATTACTAAGTGCAGCAAGTAGCATGAACCAGAGTCAAGCCTTCGGAGAAGGATGGTTAGATGGAGAGTGCTACCTAGTTAAAGATGGAGTCTATATTGGTTCAGCCATACTTACCTTGCTGGCGCTCGGCTCAACCCTTGGCTCTGGTATCATAGCCGTAAGGAAAAACAAAGCTGAAGAAACACAAGGCTCCTTAGTTCATGCAAAAATTGATAAATGA
- the LOC121780013 gene encoding protein GAMETE EXPRESSED 1-like isoform X1 has protein sequence MKHIGRSRMDLRPCCHRLVLLLIFMLLSQTRVSSSWFFSSNEEDAHSSKKEAVYSNVASEFSLEALHDNEKGIQLIENAKNKMLAPNSCWQTAYQGVFEGCARTLADEELRSRLAWSLSDCFQRHTGRPPFPHCDPKSKMRKCLQSLDRDNHQIYLEYFLETNSICHQLQTQAFKHQTERLVNELKSTAEYAEVKLGKIEEQGEILMQNAEQVHDSIALIDVRTQKVAETSKVLEDHVNSVLRYSEVVYEQSKGIMSSQMELSEGQALMKENLAQGMELLQNSYENLGDEIVKLRNEAAEIEIEIGKVGDAMSSRMSVLQSKADDIGNMAGTSLDKQKELLDGQSIALEGLDFLTKFQSQALEESRLTLQKLAEFGKKQQEELLEKQKQLHKSHDHLVENSKLILSAQETFESKQATMFVALDKLFELHNAMLFESRVIIAFLVYSFAIFIVYMLTSIKHAYSVRHRLYLGLCATFLIEISIFWTVTTDVERQRWLIRVVRSLFALSASVQYVYAIFTYRDYEVLNHEMLMTLMEKVNSIQRSKEMVAWDTDVESDMNWRSWVDTELMEDVQLLEDPDYVLPEEFDESNSSVTTSHTKSYNLRRRS, from the exons ATGAAACATATAGGAAGGAGTAGAATGGATCTCCGGCCTTGTTGTCATCGCCTCGTCTTGCTCTTGATATTCATGTTGCTGTCACAAACTCGTGTATCATCGAGCTGGTTCTTTTCATCGAACGAAGAGGATGCTCATTCGAGCAAGAAGGAGGCGGTTTACAGCAATGTGGCTTCCGAATTCTCCTTGGAAGCACTCCATGACAACGAGAAGGGGATCCAGTTGATCGAGAATGCCAAGAACAAGATGCTCGCGCCAAATTCCTGCTGGCAGACGGCCTACCAGGGCGTGTTTGAAGGATGCGCTAGGACCCTTGCTGACGAGGAACTACGGTCTAGGCTGGCGTGGAGCCTCAGTGATTGCTTCCAGAGGCACACGGGCCGGCCCCCTTTCCCTCATTGTGATCCCAAGTCCAAAATGAGGAAGTGTTTGCAGAGTTTGGATAGAGATAATCACCAAATCTATCTTGAATACTTTCTCGAGACGAACTCCATCTGTCACCAATTGCA GACACAGGCGTTCAAGCATCAAACCGAGAGATTGGTGAACGAGCTCAAGAGCACTGCTGAGTACGCAGAGGTGAAGCTAGGAAAGATCGAAGAACAAGGGGAGATACTGATGCAGAACGCGGAGCAAGTCCATGATTCTATAGCCTTAATAGATGTCCGGACTCAGAAAGTTGCTGAGACATCAAAAGTGTTGGAGGATCATGTGAACTCCGTGTTGAGGTACTCTGAAGTAGTCTACGAGCAGTCTAAGGGGATAATGTCGTCTCAGATGGAATTGAGCGAGGGGCAAGCGCTAATGAAGGAGAATTTGGCACAGGGAATGGAGTTGCTTCAGAACTCGTACGAGAATCTTGGAGACGAAATTGTCAAGTTGAGAAACGAAGCAGCTGAGATAGAGATCGAGATTGGGAAGGTTGGGGATGCAATGTCGTCGAGGATGAGTGTTTTACAGAGTAAAGCAGACGATATAGGGAATATGGCTGGGACGTCGTTGGATAAACAGAAAGAGCTTTTGGATGGGCAGTCTATAGCTCTCGAGGGGCTCGATTTTCTCACCAAGTTTCAGTCACAGGCCCTTGAAGAGAGCAG GTTAACGCTGCAGAAGTTGGCTGAATTCGGGAAAAAGCAGCAGGAGGAACTGCTGGAGAAGCAGAAGCAACTCCATAAGTCTCATGATCATCTAGTGGAGAACTCGAAACTGATATTATCAGCTCAG GAAACATTTGAATCGAAGCAAGCAACCATGTTTGTTGCCTTAGATAAGCTCTTTGAACTGCACAATGCTATGCTGTTTGAGTCTCGTGTAATCATCGCGTTCTTGGTTTACTCGTTTGCAATTTTCATTGTCTACATGCTGACCAGCATAAAGCACGCCTACAGCGTGAGGCATAGGCTGTATCTAGGCCTGTGCGCGACGTTCTTGATTGAGATAAGTATATTTTGGACTGTGACAACGGATGTTGAGCGACAAAGATGGTTGATACGCGTTGTTAGGTCACTCTTCGCGCTCTCAGCATCCGTCCAGTACGTGTATGCCATATTTACCTACAG GGATTACGAGGTGTTGAACCACGAGATGCTAATGACGTTGATGGAGAAGGTAAACAGCATTCAGCGGAGCAAGGAGATGGTGGCGTGGGACACAGATGTCGAGAGCGACATGAATTGGCGTTCGTGGGTGGATACAGAGCTGATGGAAGATGTGCAGCTGCTGGAGGATCCCGACTACGTGCTGCCTGAGGAATTTGACGAGTCAAATTCCTCAGTCACCACTTCGCATACGAAGAGTTACAACCTTCGTAGGCGAAGTTAG